The Xyrauchen texanus isolate HMW12.3.18 chromosome 38, RBS_HiC_50CHRs, whole genome shotgun sequence genome window below encodes:
- the LOC127632215 gene encoding smoothelin-like protein 2: MDAGPLASVPEGSPEGETVCAALARYETTLRDAVREIHVDVSAFKLGIERRLEETIHMSGPLGRAVAQLQQENRQLRGQLEALTRQVELLKGSVCDRSALHSGGPEPPKTNSSSTGHQSPPSLSSAPAPSGAALTGSASGSASSPNTTRFSSRATFSVTSKTNSIEREEPIEVDPAPIVQGLENGHLSSAEISTVHLRGNSPPNGVSLEHSSPVSMAMPHLPITATTKVAESSVMKSPESPVSPMQAMSLIITDSLSNSQPVTNDNQSQLESPVDAVSSVKTWAPTPTRTMGSPRLNEKASSAPAKSVAYSGIYSNNIDRNADTSGNVSFGKGIERRRELVRSQTLPRNIGAQARRSIFERLDSENNSRPKPVDSKPKLKRSQSFGVSSASSIKQILLEWCRSKTIGYQNIDIQNFSSSWSDGMAFCALVHSFFPTEFDYNVLFPAEREHNFELAFSTAEKKAGCDRLIEVEDMMVMGRKPDPMCVFTYVQSLYNHLRKFE; the protein is encoded by the exons ATGGACGCAGGCCCATTGGCATCAGTACCCGAGGGCTCTCCGGAAGGGGAGACAGTATGTGCTGCTTTGGCCCGCTACGAAACCACATTGCGGGATGCCGTACGTGAAATCCACGTGGACGTCAGTGCTTTCAAGCTTGGCATCGAGCGGAGACTAGAAGAGACCATTCATATGAGCGGACCTCTGGGCCGAGCCGTGGCCCAACTGCAGCAGGAGAACCGGCAGCTCAGGGGCCAGTTAGAGGCCTTGACCCGACAAGTGGAGTTGCTGAAGGGGTCGGTGTGTGATAGGAGCGCCCTTCACTCTGGAGGTCCAGAACCACCGAAGACCAACAGCAGCAGTACAGGGCACCAGTCACCCCCTTCACTAAGCAGCGCACCGGCCCCTAGTGGGGCAGCTTTGACAGGTTCAGCCAGTGGCTCAGCCTCCAGCCCCAACACCACACGCTTCTCCAGCAGAGCAACCTTCTCCGTCACTAGCAAAACTAAC AGCATTGAGCGAGAAGAGCCCATTGAAGTGGATCCAGCACCAATTGTCCAAGGGTTAGAGAACGGACACTTGTCTTCAGCAG AAATCTCCACTGTGCATTTGAGGGGAAACTCACCACCTAATGGTGTGTCACTGGAGCACTCATCCCCAGTATCTATGGCAATGCCACACTTGCCCATCACAGCAACCACCAAAGTAGCTGAATCTTCAGTTATGAAGAGTCCTGAGTCACCTGTTAGCCCGATGCAAGCCATGTCCTTAATCATAACAGATTCACTGTCAAACAGTCAGCCAGTCACCAATGACAACCAGTCACAACTTGAGTCTCCTGTTGATGCAG TATCGTCTGTGAAAACATGGGCTCCAACTCCTACAAGGACTATGGGTTCTCCACGGCTTAATG AGAAAGCATCTTCTGCACCAGCCAAGTCAGTGGCCTACTCCGGGATTTATTCAAACAATATAGACAG GAATGCAGATACGTCAGGAAATGTATCCTTTGGTAAAGGCATTGAACGCAGACGGGAGCTTGTTAGGTCACAAACTCTACCTCGAAACATTGGAGCCCAAGCACGCAGGTCTATTTTTGAGAGGCTGGATTCTGAGAACAACAG TCGACCCAAGCCTGTGGATTCCAAACCAAAGCTGAAGCGCTCCCAGAGCTTTGGAGTATCCAGTGCTAGCAGTATCAAGCAGATCCTTCTGGAATGGTGCCGATCCAAGACCATTGGGTACCAG aacatcgacattcaaaactTCTCATCCAGCTGGAGTGACGGCATGGCATTTTGTGCCCTGGTCCACTCGTTCTTTCCCACAGAGTTTGACTACAACGTCCTGTTCCCTGCTGAGCGTGAACATAACTTTGAGTTGGCATTCAGCACAGCAGA GAAGAAAGCTGGCTGTGACAGGCTTATTGAAGTGGAGGACATGATGGTTATGGGCAGAAAGCCAGACCCCATGTGTGTCTTTACATACGTCCAATCTCTATATAACCACTTGCGCAAGTTCGAGTGA
- the LOC127632221 gene encoding transmembrane protein 199-like, producing the protein MASSFKIGERFHEKVKGLLEGESSISSDLKEELEAVKEQSIPFKTVRKLHKLLQENGHPVYLHGLFEDSTLYLPEVITPPRNPQLVARLEKIKAKLANEEYRRITRNVNPQEINQNGTLADFGRQVRSVKAVVVTVFNFLVTVVAAFACSYLGSQYIFTETAARVIAAVIAASVVGLAELYVLVRTMEGDLGEP; encoded by the exons ATGGCTTCTTCGTTTAAAATTGGAGAGAGATTTCATGAGAAGGTGAAAGGTTTATTGGAGGGAGAGTCTTCCATATCTTCAGATCTCAAGGAAGAACTGGAGGCTGTGAAAGAGCAGTCCATACCATTCAAGACTGTGAGAAAACTCCACAAACTTCTTCAAGAAAATG GACATCCAGTGTACCTTCATGGACTTTTTGAGGACAGCACACTTTATCTTCCAGAGGTCATAACACCCCCAAGG AACCCCCAGCTGGTGGCCCGTCTAGAAAAAATTAAAGCAAAACTTGCCAATGAAGAATATAGGAGAATTACACGGAATGTAAATCCACAG GAAATAAATCAGAATGGAACCTTAGCAGACTTTGGAAGACAAG TGCGTTCTGTCAAGGCAGTTGTCGTTACCGTATTCAACTTCCTGGTTACTGTAGTTGCTGCATTTGCTTGTTCATATCTGGGCAGCCAGTATATCTTCACAGAGACAGCTGCG agaGTAATAGCTGCAGTAATTGCAGCTTCAGTTGTTGGTCTAGCAGAGCTTTATGTTCTAGTTCGGACTATGGAGGGAGACCTTGGAGAGCCCTAA